In Kocuria turfanensis, a single genomic region encodes these proteins:
- a CDS encoding DinB family protein, protein MPDLDVAACATDQIEWHWTRQLRPRLAGLTDDEYLFDPTGGSAWTVRPRAEQRTPMQAGRGEFVVDFAFPEPVPAPFTTIAWRMAHVVVGILAVRSHGHFGGPEASYQDWAYAGTADEALDQLDREYARWTAGVRSLSGTDLARPCGPVEGPYAELPMLALVLHINRELIHHGAELALLRDLYAHTR, encoded by the coding sequence ATGCCCGACCTCGACGTCGCCGCCTGCGCCACCGACCAGATCGAGTGGCACTGGACCCGACAGCTGCGGCCCCGCCTCGCCGGCCTGACCGATGACGAGTACCTCTTCGACCCCACCGGCGGGTCCGCGTGGACGGTCCGCCCCCGGGCCGAGCAGCGCACGCCGATGCAGGCGGGCCGCGGGGAGTTCGTGGTGGACTTCGCCTTCCCCGAGCCGGTGCCCGCGCCGTTCACGACCATCGCCTGGCGGATGGCCCACGTCGTCGTCGGGATCCTCGCGGTGCGCAGCCACGGGCACTTCGGCGGCCCGGAGGCCTCCTACCAGGACTGGGCCTACGCCGGCACCGCCGACGAGGCCCTGGACCAGCTGGACCGCGAGTACGCGCGCTGGACGGCCGGGGTGCGCTCCCTGTCCGGAACGGACCTGGCGCGCCCGTGCGGACCGGTGGAGGGCCCGTACGCGGAGCTGCCGATGCTCGCGCTGGTGCTGCACATCAACCGAGAGCTGATCCACCACGGCGCGGAGCTCGCCCTGCTGCGCGACCTGTACGCCCACACCCGCTGA
- a CDS encoding ABC transporter permease has translation MNWTSRNWPYVLELTGAHLVQSVLPLLLGALVAIPVARLAARNRTLRPVFVTGSSLLYTIPSLTLFVVLPLLLGTQITSVVNVIVALTIYVVAILVRSSVDAFESVDRDVLQASTAMGYRPLRRFFAVELPLAVPVLVAGLRVASVSNISMVSVGAVIGVQSLGTLFTDGLRRSILEEIVVGIALTVLLAVLLDLVLRGTGHALTRWQRAGRARTPVPRVRRGAVA, from the coding sequence GTGAACTGGACGAGCCGGAACTGGCCCTACGTCCTGGAGCTCACGGGCGCGCACCTCGTCCAGTCGGTGCTCCCGCTGCTCCTCGGCGCCCTGGTCGCGATCCCGGTGGCCCGCCTCGCCGCCCGCAACCGTACGCTGCGCCCGGTCTTCGTCACGGGCTCGTCCCTGCTCTACACGATCCCGTCCCTGACCCTGTTCGTGGTTTTGCCCCTGCTGCTGGGCACGCAGATCACCTCGGTGGTCAACGTGATCGTGGCCCTGACGATCTACGTGGTGGCCATCCTCGTCCGCTCCTCCGTGGACGCCTTCGAGTCCGTGGACCGGGACGTCCTGCAGGCCTCCACCGCGATGGGCTACCGCCCGCTGCGCCGGTTCTTCGCGGTGGAGCTGCCGCTCGCGGTGCCCGTCCTGGTCGCCGGGCTGCGGGTCGCCTCCGTCAGCAACATCTCCATGGTCAGCGTGGGCGCGGTGATCGGCGTGCAGTCCCTCGGCACCCTGTTCACCGACGGGCTGCGCCGCTCCATCCTCGAGGAGATCGTGGTCGGCATCGCCCTCACCGTGCTCCTGGCCGTGCTCCTCGACCTGGTGCTGCGCGGGACCGGGCACGCCCTGACCCGGTGGCAGCGGGCGGGCCGGGCCCGCACGCCCGTGCCGCGCGTGCGGAGAGGAGCCGTCGCATGA
- a CDS encoding ABC transporter ATP-binding protein has product MTDIAIRFEGAGKTYPDGTTAVEALDLEIPRGSLTVFVGPSGCGKTTSLRMINRMVEPTSGTVTVEGRDITSVPAHELRRSMGYVMQQSGLMPHRTVVDNIATVPRLNGVPKKQARERARELLTTVGLDAGLDSRYPSQLSGGQQQRVGVARALAADPPILLMDEPFSAVDPVVRQDLQRELLDLQRRLHRTVVFVTHDIDEAILLGNKVAVFATGGRLAQYATPEELLRAPADDFVADFVGRDRGFRSLTFDSAHDIPVRSVVVLRPDGSPGVVGPGDGPFPGGWTLRIDGDGAPRGWVRTGAEADPVVGGTLHRPGGSLRSALDAALSSPSGLAVVVDDGGRAIGVMEPGEIIAAIQDARLGGRTPR; this is encoded by the coding sequence ATGACCGACATCGCCATCCGTTTCGAGGGTGCCGGCAAGACCTACCCGGACGGGACGACCGCCGTCGAGGCCCTCGACCTCGAGATCCCGCGGGGGTCGCTGACCGTCTTCGTGGGGCCGTCCGGCTGCGGGAAGACCACGTCCCTGCGGATGATCAACCGCATGGTGGAGCCCACCTCCGGCACCGTCACCGTGGAGGGCCGCGACATCACCTCCGTGCCGGCCCACGAGCTCCGCCGCTCCATGGGCTACGTCATGCAGCAGTCGGGCCTGATGCCGCACCGCACCGTGGTCGACAACATCGCGACCGTCCCCCGGCTCAACGGCGTGCCGAAGAAGCAGGCGCGCGAGCGGGCCCGGGAGCTGCTGACCACGGTCGGCCTCGACGCGGGGCTGGACTCCCGCTATCCGTCCCAGCTCTCCGGCGGGCAGCAGCAGCGGGTGGGCGTGGCCCGGGCGCTCGCGGCCGATCCGCCGATCCTGCTCATGGACGAGCCGTTCTCCGCCGTGGACCCCGTGGTGCGCCAGGACCTGCAGCGGGAGCTGCTGGACCTCCAGCGCCGGCTGCACCGCACGGTCGTGTTCGTCACCCACGACATCGACGAGGCGATCCTGCTCGGCAACAAGGTGGCCGTCTTCGCCACGGGCGGGCGCCTGGCCCAGTACGCCACCCCGGAGGAGCTGCTGCGGGCACCGGCCGACGACTTCGTGGCGGACTTCGTGGGCCGCGACCGCGGATTTCGCTCCCTCACCTTCGACTCGGCCCACGACATCCCGGTCCGCTCCGTGGTGGTCCTCCGCCCGGACGGCAGCCCGGGCGTCGTCGGGCCCGGGGACGGTCCCTTCCCCGGGGGGTGGACCCTGCGGATCGACGGCGACGGCGCCCCGCGCGGCTGGGTGCGCACCGGGGCCGAGGCCGACCCCGTGGTCGGGGGCACCCTGCACCGGCCCGGCGGCTCCCTGCGCAGCGCCCTGGACGCCGCCCTGTCGTCGCCCTCGGGCCTGGCCGTGGTGGTCGACGACGGCGGGCGGGCGATCGGGGTCATGGAGCCCGGCGAGATCATCGCCGCCATCCAGGACGCCCGGCTCGGCGGGAGGACCCCGCGGTGA
- a CDS encoding mycothiol transferase, whose amino-acid sequence MPFLTRTVTDERDALAAFAAQQIRQIATTLQGLDARQLRATPSASAMSLGALARHVLFIGEHGAFAELTDPGRTPEQPQDGTDRAAGAVLPEAVRPADTAESLRAALLALADRVEAALRTADPEARIPVPEAPWFPPDLDTWPARWVALHMVEENARHAGHADILRESIDGRTAYELNALADGEERRPEG is encoded by the coding sequence ATGCCGTTCCTCACCCGCACCGTCACCGACGAGCGCGACGCCCTCGCGGCCTTCGCCGCCCAGCAGATCCGGCAGATCGCCACCACGCTGCAGGGGCTCGACGCCCGGCAGCTGCGGGCGACGCCCTCCGCCAGCGCCATGAGCCTGGGGGCGCTGGCCCGCCACGTCCTGTTCATCGGCGAGCACGGCGCGTTCGCCGAGCTGACGGATCCCGGCCGCACGCCGGAGCAGCCGCAGGACGGCACGGACCGGGCGGCCGGCGCGGTCCTGCCCGAGGCCGTGCGCCCGGCGGACACCGCCGAGTCCCTGCGCGCGGCCCTGCTCGCGCTGGCCGACCGTGTCGAGGCCGCTCTGCGCACCGCGGATCCCGAGGCGCGGATCCCCGTCCCGGAGGCCCCCTGGTTCCCGCCCGACCTGGACACCTGGCCCGCCCGGTGGGTCGCGCTGCACATGGTCGAGGAGAACGCCCGGCACGCCGGGCACGCGGACATCCTGCGCGAGAGCATCGACGGCAGGACCGCCTACGAGCTCAACGCCCTGGCGGACGGGGAGGAGCGGCGTCCGGAGGGGTGA
- a CDS encoding ABC transporter permease has protein sequence MSLFGTALSWLTDPENWSGAAGIPARLLEHLAYSGITMALALAVAVPLGLWVGHTGRGSGLVVGLTGALRALPTLGLLTLFTLLLGLGLVPPIIALVLLAIPPILSGTYAGIANVSPALKDAGTAMGMTGGQVLTRVELPNALPVILGGIRNAALQVVATVTVVAYINLGGLGRYLIDGLAVRDYSRMLGSVVLVAVLALAVDAALAVAQRLSTSPGLRLASP, from the coding sequence ATGAGCCTCTTCGGCACCGCCCTGTCCTGGCTGACGGACCCCGAGAACTGGTCCGGCGCCGCCGGCATCCCGGCCCGGCTGCTCGAGCACCTCGCCTACAGCGGCATCACCATGGCCCTCGCCCTGGCCGTGGCGGTGCCGCTCGGCCTGTGGGTGGGCCACACCGGACGCGGCTCGGGTCTGGTCGTGGGGCTGACCGGCGCCCTGCGCGCCCTGCCCACCCTCGGACTGCTGACCCTGTTCACCCTGCTGCTGGGGCTCGGGCTCGTGCCTCCGATCATCGCGCTGGTGCTGCTGGCGATCCCCCCGATCCTGTCCGGCACCTACGCCGGGATCGCGAACGTCTCCCCGGCCCTCAAGGACGCCGGGACGGCCATGGGCATGACCGGGGGACAGGTGCTGACCCGTGTGGAGCTGCCCAACGCGCTGCCGGTGATCCTGGGCGGGATCCGCAACGCCGCCCTGCAGGTCGTGGCGACGGTGACCGTGGTCGCCTACATCAACCTCGGCGGGCTCGGCCGCTACCTCATCGACGGGCTCGCGGTGCGCGACTACTCGCGAATGCTGGGCTCCGTGGTGCTCGTGGCGGTCCTCGCGCTCGCCGTGGACGCCGCGCTCGCCGTGGCCCAGCGGCTGTCCACCTCGCCGGGCCTGCGCCTGGCCTCTCCCTGA
- a CDS encoding GTP-binding protein: protein MRLVLVSSIDALARQAAAEHLHARQPDALFVRWDPGNRGGLVRHHFHRGGSGLPHHVDPDAADEPGPGLSPRTDHRAAALHDLGHHVVEQLRALADGDGARIAVLLLPMGLSSNDALHALGHSAPVLAAAPTGLFIDTVVLACDPEVVEDVLWDVTAALPGEAPTLLEQHRDPEAAGFVVEGEYRRTAGEFLAAELAFCSTLLAVHTVHPGLVPHDPEAYRRGVELVRELGPHLTVVDAGAVQRSGLPPGAPGAADDHSTDGGRLGAFDLPSALLRCRPGTIPSHAPEGEGAATVVLRTDRPLDPALFRDVLGDLVRGACRVRGTLHFHDDPHRPVAIEGVGPHVWLEPAGIDPGGLDRIVGLLERTDRHGPVAHPAPTEDIPCGCAIALTSPLLDPQRLQLLLQQATGGAAPGAPDADPAPPGARTDIP, encoded by the coding sequence ATGCGCCTCGTCCTCGTCAGCTCGATCGACGCCCTGGCCCGCCAGGCCGCTGCGGAGCACCTGCACGCCCGGCAGCCCGACGCCCTCTTCGTCCGGTGGGACCCCGGCAACCGCGGAGGGCTCGTGCGCCACCACTTCCACAGGGGCGGGTCCGGGCTGCCGCACCACGTCGATCCGGACGCCGCCGACGAGCCCGGCCCCGGGCTCTCCCCACGCACCGACCACCGTGCCGCCGCCCTGCACGATCTGGGCCACCACGTGGTCGAGCAGCTCAGAGCCCTGGCGGACGGCGACGGGGCGCGCATCGCGGTGCTGCTGCTCCCCATGGGCCTGTCCTCCAACGACGCCCTGCACGCCCTGGGCCACTCCGCCCCGGTGCTGGCCGCGGCGCCGACCGGCCTGTTCATCGACACGGTCGTGCTCGCGTGCGACCCCGAGGTCGTCGAGGACGTCCTGTGGGACGTCACCGCGGCCCTTCCCGGGGAGGCACCCACGCTTCTGGAGCAGCACCGGGACCCGGAGGCCGCAGGCTTCGTCGTCGAGGGGGAATACCGCCGCACGGCCGGTGAGTTCCTGGCCGCGGAGCTGGCCTTCTGCAGCACGCTCCTGGCCGTGCACACCGTGCACCCCGGCCTCGTCCCCCACGACCCGGAGGCCTACCGGCGCGGCGTCGAGCTGGTCCGCGAGCTGGGCCCGCACCTGACCGTGGTCGATGCCGGAGCCGTCCAGCGCAGCGGGCTTCCTCCCGGGGCCCCCGGCGCCGCGGACGACCACAGCACGGACGGCGGACGCCTCGGCGCCTTCGACCTCCCCTCCGCCCTGCTGCGCTGCCGGCCGGGGACGATCCCCTCCCACGCACCCGAGGGGGAGGGCGCAGCCACTGTCGTGCTCCGCACGGACCGCCCCCTCGACCCGGCCCTGTTCCGCGACGTGCTGGGCGACCTGGTGCGCGGGGCCTGCCGGGTCCGCGGCACCCTGCACTTCCACGACGACCCGCACCGGCCCGTGGCCATCGAGGGCGTGGGGCCCCACGTCTGGCTCGAACCGGCGGGGATCGACCCCGGCGGCCTCGACCGCATCGTGGGGCTGCTGGAACGGACCGACCGTCACGGCCCCGTCGCGCACCCGGCCCCGACCGAGGACATCCCGTGCGGGTGCGCGATCGCCCTGACCTCCCCGCTGCTCGATCCGCAGCGCCTCCAGCTCCTGCTCCAGCAGGCCACAGGTGGGGCCGCACCCGGTGCGCCGGACGCCGATCCCGCTCCCCCGGGAGCACGGACGGACATCCCCTGA
- a CDS encoding DUF6953 family protein has protein sequence MTSAQDIAGWMVDRIRTEGRLSQEQAVQEIPETFGPEWVRTLENGHTAISKEVLAEFRKAHGGTVQWDRDRRFWSVKG, from the coding sequence ATGACGAGCGCACAGGACATCGCCGGCTGGATGGTCGACCGGATCCGCACCGAGGGACGGCTGTCCCAGGAGCAGGCCGTGCAGGAGATCCCGGAGACCTTCGGGCCCGAGTGGGTCCGCACCCTGGAGAACGGGCACACCGCGATCAGCAAGGAGGTCCTCGCGGAGTTCCGCAAGGCCCACGGCGGCACGGTGCAGTGGGACCGGGACCGCCGCTTCTGGTCCGTCAAGGGCTGA
- a CDS encoding amylosucrase — protein MITECVRQQVRERRPAELPETGWKDFDRRFDEHFPRLTLLFAEVYGHREDFLEQLTELGLQLARSWAERPDDLKALDARREHDPAWFGSRQMLGGVCYVDRYAGNLRGIREQIPYFQELGLTYLHLMPLFEAPEGNSDGGYAVSSYRRVDPRLGTMEELAELSRELRRHGISLVLDFVFNHTSNEHEWARRAAAGETEYEDYYWIFPDRTVPEQFERTTREIFPDDHPGSFTRIRATEEDPRWVWSTFYSFQWDLNYTNPAVFRAMSAEMLFLAAQGVEVLRMDAVAFIWKQLGTACESLPQAHVLLRAYNALCRIAAPSVLFKSEAIVHPDEVARYIEPGQCQLSYNPLQMALTWEAMATREPKLLAQALEERHALPPGTAWVDYVRGHDDIGWTFSDEDAARLGVDGHDHRRFLNAFYTGRHPGSFADGVPFQENPRTGDCRVCGTTASLLGLAEDPGAAVDRILLAHSVAMSTGGVPLLYLGDEVGQLNDPAWAEDPAHAGDARWVHRPPRPVRDYERRHELFSVQGRIFGGIRRMVELRRSAPEFDGNALIPFDTRNPHVLGYQRPGGNTMILCLANFSDWSQFVTGETLSGFLPQGVELHGNTELDLRHGLLIDAHGFLWIRVVPKR, from the coding sequence GTGATCACCGAGTGCGTGCGCCAGCAGGTGCGCGAACGCCGTCCGGCCGAGCTGCCGGAGACCGGCTGGAAGGACTTCGACCGACGGTTCGACGAGCACTTCCCCCGGCTGACGCTGCTCTTCGCCGAGGTCTACGGCCACCGCGAGGACTTCCTCGAGCAGCTCACCGAGCTCGGCCTGCAGCTGGCCCGCTCCTGGGCCGAGCGCCCGGACGACCTCAAGGCCCTGGACGCACGCCGGGAGCACGACCCGGCGTGGTTCGGCTCGCGGCAGATGCTCGGCGGCGTCTGCTACGTCGACCGGTACGCCGGGAACCTGCGGGGGATCCGGGAGCAGATCCCGTACTTCCAGGAGCTGGGCCTGACCTACCTCCACCTCATGCCCCTGTTCGAGGCCCCCGAGGGCAACTCGGACGGCGGCTACGCCGTGTCGTCGTACCGCCGTGTGGACCCCCGTCTGGGGACCATGGAGGAGCTCGCCGAGCTGAGCCGGGAACTGCGCCGCCACGGCATCAGCCTGGTCCTCGACTTCGTCTTCAACCACACCTCCAACGAGCACGAGTGGGCCCGCCGGGCCGCGGCGGGGGAGACGGAGTACGAGGACTACTACTGGATCTTCCCGGACCGCACCGTCCCGGAGCAGTTCGAGCGCACCACCCGGGAGATCTTCCCGGACGACCACCCCGGCTCCTTCACCCGGATCCGCGCCACCGAGGAGGACCCCCGGTGGGTGTGGAGCACGTTCTACTCCTTCCAGTGGGACCTCAACTACACCAACCCCGCGGTGTTCCGCGCCATGTCCGCGGAGATGCTCTTCCTCGCCGCCCAGGGCGTGGAGGTGCTGCGGATGGACGCGGTGGCGTTCATCTGGAAGCAGCTGGGCACCGCGTGCGAGTCCCTGCCGCAGGCCCACGTGCTGCTGCGGGCCTACAACGCGCTGTGCCGCATCGCCGCGCCGTCGGTGCTGTTCAAGTCCGAGGCGATCGTCCACCCGGACGAGGTGGCCCGGTACATCGAGCCCGGCCAGTGCCAGCTCTCCTACAACCCCCTGCAGATGGCCCTGACCTGGGAGGCGATGGCCACCCGCGAGCCCAAGCTGCTGGCCCAGGCCCTCGAGGAGCGCCACGCCCTGCCGCCCGGCACCGCGTGGGTGGACTACGTGCGGGGTCACGACGACATCGGGTGGACGTTCTCCGACGAGGACGCGGCCCGGCTCGGTGTCGACGGCCACGACCACCGCCGGTTCCTCAACGCCTTCTACACCGGGCGGCACCCCGGCAGCTTCGCCGACGGGGTGCCGTTCCAGGAGAATCCGCGCACCGGCGACTGCCGCGTGTGCGGGACCACCGCGTCCCTGCTCGGCCTCGCGGAGGACCCCGGTGCCGCGGTGGACCGGATCCTGCTCGCGCACTCCGTGGCGATGAGCACCGGCGGCGTCCCGCTGCTGTACCTGGGGGACGAGGTCGGCCAGCTCAACGACCCCGCCTGGGCCGAGGACCCGGCCCACGCCGGTGACGCCCGATGGGTGCACCGTCCGCCGCGGCCCGTCCGGGACTACGAGCGACGCCACGAGCTCTTCTCCGTGCAGGGCCGGATCTTCGGCGGCATCCGCCGGATGGTCGAGCTGCGCCGCAGCGCCCCGGAGTTCGACGGCAACGCCCTCATCCCCTTCGACACGCGCAACCCGCACGTGCTGGGCTACCAGCGCCCGGGCGGCAACACGATGATCCTGTGCCTGGCCAACTTCTCCGACTGGTCCCAGTTCGTCACGGGCGAGACCCTCTCGGGATTCCTGCCCCAGGGCGTGGAGCTGCACGGCAACACCGAGCTCGACCTGCGCCACGGCCTCCTGATCGACGCTCACGGGTTCCTCTGGATCCGTGTGGTCCCGAAGCGCTGA
- a CDS encoding helix-turn-helix transcriptional regulator has protein sequence MTDPTRRVLRLLSLLQSRPVWTGPELAAELGVTVRSVRRDVDRLRELGYPVPADRGHGGGYRLGQGRRLPPLLLQPEEAVAAAVGLRLAAASGIDGLGEAALRTLTVLDQMMPPGLREEVSAVAGAVDVVVPAGPGVDADVLVLLARAVRTRVLVRLDYETRDGRRAERRIEPYRVLSLGRRWYLFAWDVDRDDWRTFRLDRIHGARTTTFRFVPRPVPDVEEHVRRSVTTWACAHPVRVRLLVPLERAEDVVPPQAGRLTADGPAACVLEAGGDDLAETALHLVRTGFELEVLDPPELAEVLREMGRRMLRAGPGSG, from the coding sequence ATGACCGATCCGACCCGCCGCGTCCTGCGCCTGCTCTCCCTGCTGCAGTCCCGGCCGGTGTGGACCGGGCCCGAGCTGGCCGCGGAGCTGGGCGTCACGGTCCGCTCCGTGCGCCGGGACGTCGACCGGCTGCGGGAGCTGGGCTATCCCGTGCCGGCGGACCGGGGACACGGCGGCGGCTACCGCCTGGGGCAGGGGCGCCGGCTGCCGCCCCTGCTGCTGCAGCCGGAGGAGGCGGTGGCCGCGGCCGTGGGCCTGCGGCTGGCGGCGGCCTCCGGGATCGACGGGCTGGGCGAGGCCGCGCTGCGGACGCTGACGGTCCTGGACCAGATGATGCCGCCGGGTCTGCGCGAGGAGGTCTCGGCCGTGGCCGGAGCGGTCGACGTCGTCGTCCCGGCCGGGCCGGGCGTGGACGCGGACGTCCTGGTCCTGCTGGCCCGGGCCGTGCGGACGCGGGTGCTGGTGCGGCTGGACTACGAGACCCGGGACGGCCGGCGCGCCGAGCGGCGGATCGAGCCGTACCGGGTGCTGTCCCTGGGCCGGCGCTGGTACCTGTTCGCCTGGGACGTGGACCGGGACGACTGGCGCACGTTCCGGCTGGACCGGATCCACGGCGCGCGCACCACCACGTTCCGGTTCGTCCCGCGCCCGGTGCCCGACGTGGAGGAGCACGTGCGCCGGTCGGTCACCACCTGGGCCTGCGCGCACCCCGTGCGGGTGCGCCTGCTCGTGCCGCTGGAGCGCGCCGAGGACGTCGTCCCGCCGCAGGCGGGGCGGCTCACGGCCGACGGCCCGGCCGCGTGCGTGCTCGAGGCGGGCGGGGACGACCTGGCCGAGACCGCCCTCCACCTGGTGCGGACCGGCTTCGAGCTGGAGGTCCTGGACCCTCCGGAGCTCGCCGAGGTCCTGCGGGAGATGGGGCGGCGGATGCTGAGGGCGGGTCCGGGGTCCGGGTGA
- a CDS encoding DMT family transporter, whose amino-acid sequence MSPEPPVTGRTSSSPVPPPRFPAASPDTGARRSRAWALLLLSGVLEAVWATALGAAEGLTRFGPTVLFAAALVLSMITLARAARVVPMGTAYAVWTGIGAVLTVAWAAGTGQEQMSWLKALFLAGIVACVAGLHAADRPHRETDR is encoded by the coding sequence TTGTCGCCTGAACCCCCGGTGACCGGCCGCACGTCGTCGTCGCCCGTCCCGCCCCCGCGCTTCCCCGCGGCGTCGCCGGACACGGGGGCGCGGCGGTCCCGGGCGTGGGCGCTGCTGCTCCTGAGCGGGGTCCTGGAGGCCGTCTGGGCCACGGCCCTGGGCGCCGCGGAGGGACTCACCCGCTTCGGTCCCACCGTGCTCTTCGCGGCGGCGCTGGTGCTGAGCATGATCACCCTGGCCCGCGCTGCCCGGGTCGTGCCGATGGGCACCGCCTACGCGGTGTGGACCGGGATCGGCGCCGTGCTCACGGTCGCGTGGGCGGCCGGCACCGGGCAGGAGCAGATGTCCTGGCTCAAGGCCCTCTTCCTGGCCGGCATCGTCGCGTGCGTGGCCGGGCTGCACGCCGCCGACCGGCCGCACAGGGAGACCGACCGGTGA
- a CDS encoding 2'-5' RNA ligase family protein translates to MHSLELLLGEDAEASVRADWDRLIEAGLPSSGRHRSPSNRPHITVVAAPSLAPETVPGIDERVAAAAGFVDLPLASAGVLLFGPGRGGYVVVRQVVTTPELLELHRRVCDAVGTVPGQARTSFPGAWTPHITLARRMRPDQVAVALDVLEPHPALLRAVSLRRWDSDARTVVRLA, encoded by the coding sequence ATGCACAGCCTGGAACTGCTGCTCGGCGAGGACGCCGAGGCGTCCGTGCGCGCCGACTGGGACCGGCTGATCGAGGCGGGCCTGCCCAGCTCCGGCCGGCACCGGTCCCCGTCCAACCGCCCGCACATCACCGTGGTGGCCGCGCCCTCGCTGGCCCCGGAGACGGTCCCGGGCATCGACGAGCGGGTCGCCGCCGCCGCCGGGTTCGTCGACCTGCCGCTGGCCAGCGCCGGGGTGCTGCTGTTCGGCCCCGGGCGGGGCGGCTACGTGGTGGTCCGCCAGGTGGTGACCACCCCCGAGCTGCTCGAGCTCCACCGGCGGGTCTGCGACGCCGTCGGCACCGTGCCCGGACAGGCCCGCACCTCCTTCCCCGGGGCCTGGACCCCGCACATCACCCTGGCCCGCCGGATGCGCCCGGACCAGGTGGCCGTGGCCCTCGACGTCCTCGAGCCGCACCCCGCGCTGCTGCGGGCGGTCTCCCTGCGCCGCTGGGACTCGGACGCCCGCACGGTGGTCCGGCTGGCCTGA
- a CDS encoding ABC transporter substrate-binding protein, whose protein sequence is MTTAPASLRRAAGPALGAALLLGLTACGSGGDPLAGGEETSTGSSETVTVGSADFPESEIVAELYAGALESAGIQTETSLGIGAREAYVGAVQDGSVDVVPDYSGNLLLFVDPEATASSAEEIMDALPGALPEGLTVLEPSEAQNKDAMVVTPRTAEQYGLTSIADMAQVCDQLVIAGPPEFAERAYGLDGLEEKYGCVPESFEPINDGGGPLTVEALLNGDVDVADIFTTTPAIADNDLVVLEDPENNFIAQQVLPLAAADRLPQEAVDALNELSGKLTTEDLIDLNRKVSGDQPVSPADAAQEWLSANGY, encoded by the coding sequence ATGACCACTGCTCCCGCTTCCCTCCGCCGCGCCGCCGGGCCGGCCCTGGGCGCCGCCCTGCTGCTGGGGCTGACGGCCTGCGGCTCCGGCGGTGATCCGCTCGCCGGGGGCGAGGAGACCTCCACGGGGTCCTCGGAGACCGTGACCGTGGGCTCCGCCGACTTCCCCGAGAGCGAGATCGTGGCCGAGCTCTACGCCGGCGCGCTCGAGTCCGCCGGGATCCAGACGGAGACGTCCCTGGGGATCGGGGCCCGCGAGGCGTACGTCGGGGCCGTGCAGGACGGGTCCGTGGACGTCGTCCCGGACTACTCGGGCAACCTCCTGCTCTTCGTCGACCCCGAGGCCACCGCGAGCTCCGCCGAGGAGATCATGGACGCCCTGCCGGGCGCCCTCCCCGAGGGGCTCACCGTGCTGGAGCCCTCCGAGGCGCAGAACAAGGACGCCATGGTGGTCACGCCCCGGACCGCGGAGCAGTACGGCCTCACGAGCATCGCCGACATGGCGCAGGTGTGCGACCAGCTGGTCATCGCCGGTCCGCCCGAGTTCGCCGAGCGCGCCTACGGCCTGGACGGTCTCGAGGAGAAGTACGGCTGCGTGCCGGAGTCGTTCGAGCCGATCAACGACGGCGGGGGGCCCCTGACCGTCGAGGCCCTGCTCAACGGTGACGTGGACGTCGCGGACATCTTCACGACCACACCGGCGATCGCCGACAACGATCTCGTGGTGCTGGAGGACCCGGAGAACAACTTCATCGCCCAGCAGGTGCTCCCGCTGGCGGCGGCCGACCGGCTGCCGCAGGAGGCCGTGGACGCCCTGAACGAGCTCTCCGGCAAGCTCACCACGGAGGACCTCATCGACCTGAACCGCAAGGTCAGCGGCGACCAGCCGGTCAGCCCGGCGGACGCGGCGCAGGAGTGGCTCTCCGCCAACGGCTACTGA
- a CDS encoding DMT family transporter, which produces MGAWVVLVLSGVLEAVWASALAASDGFRRPVPVAVFAVTAALSLFGLAHAMTSLPTGTAYAVWVGIGGALTVAWSMLTGREAATVLKILLVLGIIGCVIGLRLVA; this is translated from the coding sequence ATGGGAGCCTGGGTCGTGCTGGTCCTCTCGGGGGTCCTCGAGGCGGTGTGGGCCTCCGCGCTCGCCGCCTCGGACGGCTTCCGCCGACCGGTGCCGGTCGCGGTGTTCGCGGTGACGGCGGCCCTGAGCCTGTTCGGCCTCGCCCACGCCATGACGAGCCTGCCCACGGGCACGGCCTACGCCGTGTGGGTGGGCATCGGCGGAGCCCTCACCGTGGCCTGGTCCATGCTGACCGGCCGGGAGGCCGCCACCGTCCTCAAGATCCTGCTCGTGCTCGGGATCATCGGCTGCGTGATCGGACTGCGGCTTGTCGCCTGA